From Pseudoalteromonas ulvae UL12, the proteins below share one genomic window:
- a CDS encoding cyclic peptide export ABC transporter: MSGFALLFLYMLTSLEVLLGSIPAAMTAKVSAQTITELTDQQDSDVVDQQPSFTDFNTLEFCQLSHHYYHEQSDDLFGLQPINLHIEKGELIYLVGGNGSGKTTFAKVLCGLYEANEGQIMVDNHLISSGKLDDYRQLFTTVFGDYHLFDRLLTISDQSLEEKGNVLIQNLNLHHKVMIEQGAFSTQKLSQGQRKRLALVVAYLEDRPFYLFDEWAADQDPVFKDVFYTEVLPELKEKGKTILVITHDDKYFSLADRLLRMENGCLSEIQKSRNPEIQKSRNPEIQKSIYIHKPQLEIQY; this comes from the coding sequence ATGTCAGGTTTTGCTTTATTGTTCCTTTATATGCTGACATCGCTTGAAGTATTATTAGGCTCTATACCGGCAGCGATGACCGCAAAAGTATCAGCACAGACCATCACCGAATTAACGGATCAGCAAGATAGTGACGTTGTTGATCAACAACCCAGCTTTACAGACTTTAATACTCTAGAGTTTTGTCAATTAAGTCATCATTACTATCATGAACAAAGTGATGATTTATTTGGCTTGCAACCCATTAATTTGCATATTGAAAAGGGTGAATTAATTTATCTGGTCGGTGGTAACGGCAGTGGTAAAACGACATTTGCCAAGGTTCTCTGTGGCCTTTATGAAGCAAATGAAGGTCAAATCATGGTAGATAATCACTTGATCAGCTCAGGAAAACTGGATGATTATCGCCAACTCTTCACCACAGTCTTTGGGGATTATCATTTATTCGATCGGTTATTAACGATTTCGGATCAAAGTCTAGAAGAAAAGGGTAATGTATTGATTCAAAATCTGAACTTGCATCATAAAGTGATGATTGAGCAGGGTGCTTTTTCTACGCAAAAGCTTTCCCAAGGCCAGCGAAAACGTTTGGCATTAGTTGTCGCTTATCTTGAAGACCGACCATTTTACTTATTTGATGAGTGGGCAGCAGATCAAGATCCGGTATTTAAAGATGTTTTTTATACAGAAGTGCTGCCTGAGTTAAAGGAAAAAGGCAAAACGATACTCGTTATCACGCATGATGATAAGTATTTTTCATTGGCAGATCGGTTACTGAGAATGGAAAATGGGTGTTTATCTGAAATCCAGAAATCCAGAAATCCAGAAATCCAGAAATCCAGAAATCCAGAAATCCAGAAATCGATTTATATA